CAAAGGCTAATGCTAAATTTAGGCACCATATGATAAGCCACAAATTTGTCATCAAAACAGACCAAAAGAGCTTGAAAAGTTTCATAGAACAAGCTCTACAAAACCCAAAACACCAAGCATTGTTGCATAAGTTACTTGGTTATGACTTTATTGTTGAGTACAAACCAGGAAAAGATAACTTAGTTGTTgatgcattattttgttgcttCTTCATGGCATGGTCTCAACTAGACATGTGAAAGTGAGCCAATCCGGCTCACACGGATTGGCTCACCACGActcgggttgaaaatgagtaaacccaacccgactcactttatGGTGAACCAGAAATTTTGCAACCTGGCTCAACCCACCACAAGTTGCTGGGTTaaatgggttggctcaccaacccacataaaaaaattatttatgtatttatttttaagcattaaaatatttaaataatttttaagcaACCCATGAGATCACAATCACAGTAAAATCAAGAGCCAATATtttcatcatgctcaccaccaatatataatgaattgtttccaagaaaGTGTCCATATAATCCAAGAAAACATggctaatattatatattttctattatgctattcaacaaaatataaataaaaaactacacatttttgccatgctaatttagaaaaaaattgtttataagatggttgcttgagtaatttactataaatattatagttaaagattaaagtatcaacgtatataacttaacaatcaaattaattaaacattcaaactattcaaatattattgaacaacattctaacatttaaaaatatgaaattgtgaacatatataattagtagtagtaaataattattaaaaaaaattgtaaaaaaaaattggttagttaagtgagtcaacccaccCTCAATCCAGCTCGAACACATTTAACTCGTGGATTAAGTGAGTTAGATTgaattcaacccacttttggAAAAACCGAatttttttcaacccaacccgactccaTAGTGACCCAGGTTGGCTCACAGGTTAAAACTCATTTTGCCATCTCTAATCTCAACCCAAGTTTGAgcttattctatttttaaagtCCGTTGTTAAGGAAGATTTAAAGTTGAACTAGATTTTGCAATACTGCTCTAATAATTAGCCTCCAGATCCCAATTATACAACTCAAAACAAGCTTTTATACTAAAAAGGGAAATAGGAGATTTCTTCCCATCATTCCCTAGTTCAACAAATTTTACATGAATTTCACATTTCATTGATCGGTAGACATTCGATTTACACCAAAATCAAAACCCACATCACCCGTCAATTTTATTGGCAGAGTATGCAAAAAGATATGTCAGCAAGCTAAAATTGCCACAACCATGCTTGATTGGTTACTACAGTCACTCCCTACACCAGAACAAATATGGAAAGATTTGACAATGGATTTCATAACACGACTCCCTCCTTCACCTGGCAATATAGTTATCTTAGTTGTGATAGATAGATTATACAAGTATTCCCATTTTTGTCCTTTGAAGACTAATTACACAAGTAAACCAGTGGTTGAAAATTTCATGACAATGGTGGTTAAATTACATGACATTCCAAAGACAATTGGATTTGATAGAGATAAGGTTTTTACAAGCAAAATTTTGGCACCGAAGTTTTGAATCAATGCTTTGAAATGTATTTAAGATGCTTCACTTAAGACTCTCCTCGAAACTAGGCAAAGTTATTACCATGGGTAGAGTATTGGTACATGTGTAAGACAACAATCTTAGAGCCAAACTCTTTGTAAGACAACAATCCTTCTATCTCATTAAATTTAAGTCCATGTGTTAACTATATAAAGAATTGAACAAAACCAAATAGAAGTTCACATGTTAAAGATACTCAACAAATGTAATGACATTCAAATACTCGCAGTAtcagaataaaaataaacatacatGAATGACAATTAACTAAGATATTTAAGTTGAAAGGAAATAAGTCTCCTATTATAAGCAGCCTTTTTACAGTCTTAaattttagtcttttaaataatatttgatatttgttcCTGTATTAAGCCATTAAATTgttgtaattaaataatatatccGATCATGGAACTACGTTAAAAACATAAGCATGGAAACATTCTAACTTAAAGATAAAACTATGCAAAAAGCTACTTTTAGTAGCGTTGAAGTTTATGTGTGTCTAAAACGTCAATGTCACGGTTCCCTACACACATTTTCTGTGCCATTGATTGCAAAGGTTTCATAAAAAATCAAGTATAATTTTGAGTTCCCCCTTTAATGGGCTAAAACAAGCTTCGACAACTGCAGAACAAGGTTGGACACTTGTCAAGCTTTGAGGGTCTACTGTTCTAGGTGTTCCAAGAAGCTTAACTCCCTGCTTCCAATACTTCCTATCTGCAATCTTAAAATGGGAACAATAAAGTACAGCACATAGAATTGTTTTAGATCCTTTACAAGAATGAGTTTAGTCTTAGGTCTAGATATAGTgtttcatatataaattataattcggCAGTGTTATGGAAGAGAGGAGCTTCATAGGCTTTGATAATATTAGAAAGGTAAGTGAGAGGGACCTGGACCAGTTGAAATCACAATAGAATTCTGCAAATCCATCACCCAGTCAATCCATAATACAAATCCGTGACATACCCCACTCTTGGTGAACTTAACCTGCAACAGACAACTTTCAATATTCATTATGTAAAAATGATTTGTATTTGCAAATTACTATtctgtaatatatatatatatatatatatatatataggccATATAATTAGTCAATTAATCGCCAATGCAATCTCCAGTTAATAACTGGTAAATAATTAGGTCAAGTTTTTCCTATGAGCATGCTTCTCTCGAGCTAATCAGTTAGTAAGCTACACCAGGGACTAACTATTGTGCAATTCTTCGTTGAAAGGAAACTGAAATCTGATAACTAGACATCATAGTCCCTGACAACGCCAAGTACCAAACTTGCTGATAATGCCAATGCGTCCAAAACTTACATGATGATATGTCATAATACCTGAGATTTTCCTTGACATTCGcatatttgttttgaaaaatcaaactCCATCACGTCATATGTCTCGCTGAGCACCTGAAACAGTATGCACAATAAGAGCAAATTGATACTAGTAAACTATTGTTATTTGATAAGTGGAATTTTCTTTCTTCACTGAGGGAACCAGCTCATTGCTAAACATGAATTACATCAAATTCTCCACACTGCCAGATGAAAAAAGGGAGACAGGGACATTCTTCTAGTTCCGGTAGATGACCGCAGGCCCCCAATGTAGCATTTACAACCGAATGGTCAAAACCTTCAATAATACTCAGAGAACAACGACTTTTCCAAAGATCCTGCAAATTGTGTCCCATTAATCCATGTATACGGCTCCATTACCAACCAAAAAAGAGTATTTATGTTCTCTTAATCCAAtgcataaataaaagaaaatttcctAAGCTACAAATTTGAGCTTTGATTAATGCCCAATAACTTACAGGAAGAGACATGGCGCAGGCTCTCAATATTCCTTTACTAGGAATTATCAGAGCATCTTCAGAGAGTATATCATTAAGTGTAGTGCGATCCCTCCTAAAAGGAGCAAAAGTAACTTCAGAATGCTAAAtgccaaattaaaatcatattgtCATTGATCATTTATAATTGTTAAAACAcaactaatattaaaataaaaataaataaataataaaaataaaaaataaaaataaaacagaattgATCATTGCaagaaaagttaataaaaaatataccaaaatcGTAGGTTCTGCCATGGCAGCATACTATCGTGTCCTACATAGAAAGGTTCAGCTATTAACAGATCAACCTACACAAAACGGAGAAATTGCTTAAACTTTCAAAGAAAAGGAATCAACGTCACATGTACAGCATAGATATTGTTTTCTACAGAAACCAACATACGTTTAGACAAACTACCTTCTTAAGGTGAAATGAATATGTaccaaaagattaaaaaataataaggttTTGTAGGAGGATAACTGAATAGTACCCTTGGCAGGGTGCTTCCTTGAAAAACCTATTGTAATCTGTTAGGTTTCTAGATTAAAGAAACCGATTCACAGAACCTTCCACTCACAGACAACACAAACAACACCAGATAAGACTGAATATACTTCGTTTTATTTGGTCTTCAACACACCCACAACATGTACACTGCCAAGGGATAATGTTTCCCTTCTCACAGGACACTAATGATCCTGTTACTATCTCTCAACATCAAAAACATACCCCTTACAAACCAAAGGCCCGCTATATATAGTCTCCCAATAAGGATGACTATCAATCCTTACCTTCCTAACCAACCAACTACCCCAACTAtctatttcttttcttccttcttacATTGACATTTAATTTCCTAACATTACCCTCTCCTGCACAAGCAACTTGTCCTCAAGGTTGAAATCTGGGATGTGGTGTTTGATAGTAGTTGTTAGATAGATCATTAGATATCTTATCCCTATCTTCAGTTTCTATTGTTATTACTCTTTATGTGTATTTTGGGCTTAGCccatatattcattattataaatacaactccctatgtgtatttaatatggtatctagagcttaaggTTCGTTAAGGAAAATTTTCGTCGCCACTGTCACTGGATCCACTGCCAAAGCTGCCGTCAGACACCGTCACCGTCACCATCCCTGGATAGAATTTATTTGCTCCAAGCTTggtacatacgatttgtatgctccaccttgagggggagtgttagaataAATGACCTTTAATAGGGTTTATTATTAGGTGCTATGTACTTTGTGTTGATCCTAGTTCCTAAAAATGTCTTCTAGAATTCTCTTATGTTCATTTTATGTGatgtatatgaaaatattataaatatgaaactCTTGAGAGGGGTTAACACACTCTCATATTCACTCTAAATCTCTATTCTTATTTCAAGTACTACCATATATTAACTAAGAGAGTTCTACATGCTTACACGGAAGATCTATTTATCGACCCAACAATGACAAACACCCTAATAAGTCATAcactagaaaaaataataagaaaacataGGTATTGGAagataaaaattgtattttgtaCACCCGTACAAGAGGGCATATATGGAACTCAACCACCTTAGAATAATGATTACAGTATCCCTTATAGGATCCTACAAGATCCTAAGTTTCATAATGACAATGATAATATCTCTTCAAAACTCAATATCTTTTTTCATAACTCAACACATACTCTAAGCTGAAATATGATAACGTGAAATGGCAGAAAATTTCTggataacataaaaaaataaatagaaaagaaagtgGTCCACTTTACATCAGGTTTATTACTAGGAGGAAATAGGAGatattgtttaaatataataatcacaTAATAAAATCTATGCATTTactactaattttaaaaagatgagTAAGTGTTCACGAGCTcaaaaattaagtaataaagttccatataaaaaataaaagaggcaaagtaaaacaatattttctgaattaatGTCCATTTCACTGCTTCCAAGTCTCTCGGTTCAATTGCAAAGTTATTCCAAATTTAGGACTTATCCATCAGACATAAGTGGAGTATCTATGATATATGTTTCTAATTGAAGACATAATAAATTAACCAAGCGGAATCAAGAAAATTCAACCTTTTTCTGATGTATATCATGCATGTTTAAATGTTGCACGTTTTTTTCAAGAACTTCAATGCAACTATGTGACAAACCATTTGCATGGGCAACTGCTTGCAGGTATTGGAGGCCCCTTTCCCTCAACCCAGGAAGTAATGACATTACACTTGCTTCTGAAAGCTTTGCTACAAGAAGTGGTAAAAAGACACTATCATCTACAACCAAGCATAACAAGCGATCTTTTCCCTGCAATTGCAAACATAATCAGTTATGGTAAAGTAAATAGAATATGTTAACTTGAATTATGAAGAGCTAAAAGAAGTCTTAGTCTATAATTTGTTTCCTATACAAGTGAAAGCTCAATCATATGGCATGGGAAGGAGTTTGAATAACTTTACCATGCTTTGTACTGCTTTCAACATTGAAAACCTCCATTCTTTATCTGCATAAATTGCAGCTCTTTCTGGTGGTAGTACAAGCTGAAAATCTCCTGTCATGCACCTATGGTTCAAAGTCTCAGTAGTTGGTACTACGGTATCAAAATTATATGAGAAACTAGTTTCAGTATGAGTAGCAAGTAAATGAATTTCTTCCCCTTTGAGTATGGAAATACCACTGCCTGGAACAAACCAAACACATTGTTTCCAGTGGTCACACCAACCAACAGGACCTAGGGTAGAACCAATGCAACATCATTAATGAAGACtctaaaatattaacaattaacaataaaaattgtaaatattcaCAAGATATCCTATGATTAACAataatatactttatatttcatataactTTCAAACAATATCAAACCAATGTATGATAATAATGTAGTTTGTAACGTTGAAGTAAATGCACCCTAACTAATAAACGAAATCATAACAGACTCTCACTTGTAATTTTCGGTGAGCTTATCCACCTTGGAGTAGTGGAATAATAGATAGTCCCTTCCTGATCAAGTTGGAGTACCCACCTGAATCACACACAGGACtgtgaaagaaataaaatactcaaataacataattaaaatagaattaaaaaacaaatgattACCAAGAGACCACAACATGAACTCTCCCATCATTCGTTGCCTTTACACACAACTCAGTTTCTCCATAACTCTCTGGCCGTTtccaaaaatcaaattcaaaaattttgaagggTTCTGAAAGCTAGAGGATCTTAATTTGAGCATGAAATATACTACTattaataatgtttaatttaataacagAATTGTCATTAAACATACCAATGTTATTTCTTCCTGTATAGGATCGACATGCATCGCATATTGCTGACGTTTGATACTTAGCACACTATCGAGTCCTGGAGGAGTAAGTCGAATGCTATCAGATACAGTAGCCTCGTTGTTATGAAAATCATGCAACTTCCATAAGAATGTGCTTTCAACCAGCTGAAGAAAAGATACAAAGGAACAGGAGGCATAAATCTCTGTTAGACTCAAGTCAAAACtcaaaagaaaggaaagagtaCAATGAAAATGATCTTCATAATGATAAGAAGAGTGTTAGCAACATACTCTCTAACCTACTGCTTCTAAAACATTATCTATCAttggttaaatttattgaaaaatacaaattatgagACTCATCAAATAATATGTGAGACCAACAAAAATTgatgatttataataaattttatagtaaaaatttGTTCAAACAAAATATGGTATGGGGTGCGTTACTAACATTTCTGTAATGATAAAAGCATATAAAATATCATCTTTAACCAGaatatcaataaaacaaaaacctAAATGATGACCCAGAAGAATGTAGTATGTCATGTCCCCTGATTACCTGTCCATATATAGTTGCTCGATAAGGCACAGTCATGGCATTTTCCACCAACAAATTGTCATGTGCATGTTGTAGGGTCGGTATGAGCCCCTCACCCAGTAGCTCTGAATCAAGTATCTCGCTTACCTATAACAATTATCTcaattcaacttttttatttttgaaggaGGAATGACATCAATGGCACTAGCTTGTGCTCAAAGGATCTCACTTCTCCAATAAAGTGAGATTAATATCAGTCGTTGATAAGGAAATCAAAGGTTGATAATTTATGCACACTCACATAAATGTCAAGCATTGGTTTGGTCACTAATAACTTAGATTGCATACTTTACCCTTACTGACTCTAAAAGAGTGAATCAATATGTTGTTTTGAAAGCTCGGTTGTTAAAGTTTAACTTTCTAAATGATTATGAATCTATTTTCATACCTTAAAAAGGAATTCTTGAGAGCTTATGTACtgagaaaaaaattttaagCACAAAAGTTCTCATAAGCACTTCTAACTTGTATCCAGACATTCCTATTATTCATTTGGCTATCGAGAATCAAAACGTGTCAAGTGATGATAGGGGAATTGCAAAGGACACTTAAACAAGTTCATCAAGAtgagaattttgaaaatgaCACTTACAAGAACATGTGCTCGCGAAGGGATATCAAGACCAACTTGGAGTTCCTCAGAGCGCTTGTTGATGATTTTGACTCTTCCCTCCATGCCATTAAGGCGCAACACCTTCTTCATCAGCTTCACCATGGGAAGGTAAGATTCACAAGCTGTGACCTTCCCTTCGTCACCCATGGCACGTGCAGCCATCATCGAAAGCAACCCAGTTCCAGCACTGACCGTATGGTATCAAGTTATACAAATAAGTGCAGCgactaaaatcaaattaagctacgcctatatttttatttatgaatgtaGAGTACCCGATATCGAGGACATGGCAAGGTTTGGTGATGGTTTTCTGAATGGCTTGGCGAAATGCCTCGTTTCTGGTGGAGTCATTAAGCATGTCCAAATACGATGTCGTGGCAAGGAAGGGCTTGTGGAAATTCTGGTCGAAGCTCTCGTCATTGTCTTCAATGACTATCCATTCAGAGTTACCTGTTAAGGGATGAAGCTTAAGCTGGAACACACGGTTGGAGGACATGCTCTCTTAGTTTAAAAGGATAGGTAGCGATATGGGAGAGGAAACTTAGGGTTTTAAGGAGACACCATTTCGTAGGAAACCTAGTATTTTCACAAGTCCATCGCAcggaattatttttaatattatgtttctacAAGAATTGCTTCCACaagaattaaaagtaaataaacaaattaaaaatataaattatattttaaacaatcataaatataattcaaaataatattatttttaatatttcattatttaatttaatggtgatatcaatatttaattattttttaatgtaatattataaattcattaatattagtaatattatgtTATcgcattattattaaatattattatttattataatatattcttatatttttaaggacggacaattttttttaattttactggtaaattttgttttcactttatttatcaactattatgaatattgaaaatatgtgaaaattatttaaaaacattacaaataatcataaaaagtttaatttacaattttgttttcattttaaatttttaatgtaaattttttataagtgcagcattttgtaatattattttaaattcaaaattagttAGCAAATTAATACTATTACATGTATTTGTGTTTCTCGTTCGAATAACCTTTAATAATTCTGTAAACattttgcataattttctttatgTAAAATCCACTTTAATTATGTCCTAAAATTTAAGGGCCTCTCTTAGTCaattgggcctaaggctggtCCATAAGGCATCCCAAAACCCCTAAACTAGCTTAACTCTCTCATGTTCTGCCCACTTTGCAAAATCAGCCACCTTACTCCTCTTCTCTTTTCCCCTCAAAcagtgctctgctagggttcaaAGCTCATTTAGATTCAAGTCAACTTAACCTCATTCTCTAATCCACGTAAGTTGTTCTTCCGCTCATGCTATTTATTTTCTAGCTTGTTTTCGTGGTTCGTATTACGATTCACCGTAGTAATCCTGTTTTAATTCTGTCACTGTTCTCAACTCTTGAGTATGCTCCTGGAGCTGTTGGGTTCGTTGTCGTAGGTGTCTGTGCTTTCCACTAACATATGTCCATGTAAGGGAAGCTGagatttttcatgcttttataaataatgtgccTGTTTTGGTACTGTGGGGTGCTCTTGATGatttgatgtgcttttgatggtgtgaaaataatatGTGTACTATTTCTGGATGAATTTTTTGGCTTTGCATGCGTGAGAGTAGGTGACATCTATTATGCTCGCCTAAGCAAGTTGTTTCTCGCCCAAACAggaagctctcgcctaagcgagaatggcagTAACTCGCCCCCTTTGGTTTCGAGTGCTCGCTTGAGCTaaggcctctcgcttgagcgagatgggctagcttgagcgagaacttgAAGTACTCTTTGTTTTCAATCTTACCTTGAGCGAGATTGATAGTTGTTAAATGCTTGTATGctcccatgattgatttgtttactcttttaaagcatgaaatatgatgccAACATTTTATACAACATGcttgtgttttcttaaatttttgttgtttgggagTTTGTGTTTTTACATGTTGAAACCAGTGAAAATctgtcagtttagcttaagcgagggattttaacttaagcgagaatttctagcttaagcgagatcaatctagcttaagcgagaatttctagcttaagcgagaatttctagcttaagcgagaatttctagcttaagcgagaatttatagcttaagcgagaccagtctagcttaagcgagaattgctgcagaattttaattccttactttaataacttgaacttgtggattgattcaattactttaaaaagcatgaattgggtgAATGGGTATGAGTAGAATGGTTTATGGTCTGTGATTGATAAATTTAACATGACCTTGGAATGGACTTgtatgggatggttggttatcaAAGTGGCTTGGTTTTGGCATGATAAATGATTATATATTGATTGTTGGAAGCATGATGATTGggttggttaggacgtaattccacgatagtttcgtcgtggtgcctcatttggttaggacgtaattccatgagcctctaggtgagacttcatggtggtgcctcagttgatcgggatgtaattccatgacccttgttagtgggagttcatggtggtaccccatctatataatttagtaaggattcaggGTAatgttgcatcctgacactctaaagagttagttagtctcacatagagcagactgactcttctggtgagagtagcaggaggcctgaaattcattaagggctaaccttgtgtgtggggttgaaacattgtaacacttagttCGGGGGTGAGTAGGGAaatccaccataagtgcaagcatccactgaatccgactaaattatatgtatctggatgtgTCATGTCTGAGTCTTGGTGTATTGtttgaagagtcataacatgattggttggcATATGCATCTTGAattgtgaaattttatataaCTGTATGGAAAAttgttttctactctagcttaccctctTGTTTGTGTATGTTCTattgtgtggttttctctttttgcaatgatcatcaacttgttgatgtgagcagatgtgagaactccccgtgatcatcagggtgatggaggtttcGCTGCATAGTCTGCTTGGACTGGAATTTTGTTTGTTTGGGATTTTCATTAgggttatggcccatgtatttcttGTCTTTGGACTTTATTTTTGATTACTATTGAGTTATCTTTTTACTATGTTATTAGCATCGTGGTGTACCTTTTTCCTATTCGAATTCCTCTTTGAAAATTGTAAGGAGTAGTGTCTATACTTCAGAAGCTTACTTCTAATACTGTTCTACGTGACATTCCTTTAATTAaccttattaattaaatggggtgttataTTTTAGATTGCTTGCATGCATTACTATCGTCAATTGGTTCAAAGAATTTCTACTCAAGAACGGAACATGACATTTTCATTTCATACTATTCTTTCTTACTATTCTGTCTTATGTTTTAATcagaaaaattcataaaatcaaaaaatgttttagtattttcattttcaattgaaCAAAACTAGTATTTTTACGATAAATctctatgaatatttttctaattatattaaatattaataaaataaacttgatagaattgattgattttaaatatattatatttttgaatcaaaataatactattaataataattaaaatattaaataaaagaaattatcagagttttatatatatatatatatatatatatatatatatatatatatatatatatatatatatatatatatatgattttggtTGTGTTATTGAatgtactaaaaaaattgatgaaaccgtagttttttttattttcttaatatatttcaagtttgataaaaaaatttaatgcatGACAATGTTATAGTTTATATGATATTAATAATGTTGGTAAAATTTTATAGTAACATAAtccatttataataaaatataaaagaaaatcataaagaTTCATTTACTTTTGTGTGTGTAAGACTCGCTTTATTTTCTGTCTTAATGTTTAAGGGTCTAGCCTTCTTTGTACCTAAGGCCGACCCATAATATGACGTTTCGActactatattaaataattattatttgataaaaagatatgaaattaatttttgttaccataagattttccttgagagaacattaataataacataactttatatttatatatatatatatatatatatatatatatatatagtgtacatctttgtaattgttcatgaaatattacaaaaatatatatttgtataatattaagagtcttacatcagaatagaagattatctatatttttaatatctcctaaagatattaatagaaattatccatgagtcaatcttcagaaaaTCCGTCAATtatatcccgaacaactctcactaAGCAGTTTCCTCTTCTACTcctgcaacaggtacatatgaaagaaaaatatgaaaggaatgaggactttataagccttaaatatcaatcttaataaactcaacaaacaatacagaCATAGGGGCCTAGATCTGAACctacaacaacaaaacttgatatcttgttttaccagacatatgaattcatattccacttctgatgatccattatgaacatcaaaagttactttgggaagtgattaggtagttgagtatctctcataaaacattggtacaatcataattatttctttctcgagaacaTTAGCCATTTATCGGcccacaaaagagatatatactcactacctaacatTGGCGATACCGaacaggtatcggatagtcccaagtttggccaatcaatatcctagtccagtgtgctattctgaactatccagatattcacctccTTTGTAAAACTTGCTTAGACCCCACCGTgatccctgcctttcatccatTTCATCCCgtagtgtaccaaactgtgacttcccaaatacaaacactttgacactagtttaatctcaacttattgcaactagacttaactcttacttaactgacatactcttggatattttcaaaggtcataaaatgtgatgactatcaaatcatgtcattgtataaactatacacaaagaatataaaataacaataaaatgtacatgtaattttcttctatccaagctcactgaataaaataatatttacttttattttacatttatttatttagttatttattataaaataatgataaaataagaatcaaagcaagaactttaaataaataacaagataaggattagaatgttataaataaatataataacaaaaatataaattaaataggactagtgcgtaactggaaatatattaaatgaaataaataaacatgaccaATGCATAACAGAAGAtagattaaatgaaataaataaacaggaccagtacataactagagattaaataaaataaataaacaggaccaatgcataactggagataaattaaataaataaacaggatcagtacATAACtagatattaaataaaagaaataatcaggactagtgcataactggagataaattaactaaaataaaaaaaaaacaagaccaATGCATAACtgtagataaattaaataaaataaataaacaggactagtgcataactggagattaaataaataaataaacag
This portion of the Vigna unguiculata cultivar IT97K-499-35 chromosome 6, ASM411807v1, whole genome shotgun sequence genome encodes:
- the LOC114187927 gene encoding protein arginine N-methyltransferase 1.6 isoform X2 → MSSNRVFQLKLHPLTGNSEWIVIEDNDESFDQNFHKPFLATTSYLDMLNDSTRNEAFRQAIQKTITKPCHVLDIGAGTGLLSMMAARAMGDEGKVTACESYLPMVKLMKKVLRLNGMEGRVKIINKRSEELQVGLDIPSRAHVLVSEILDSELLGEGLIPTLQHAHDNLLVENAMTVPYRATIYGQLVESTFLWKLHDFHNNEATVSDSIRLTPPGLDSVLSIKRQQYAMHVDPIQEEITLLSEPFKIFEFDFWKRPESYGETELCVKATNDGRVHVVVSWWVLQLDQEGTIYYSTTPRWISSPKITSPVGWCDHWKQCVWFVPGSGISILKGEEIHLLATHTETSFSYNFDTVVPTTETLNHRCMTGDFQLVLPPERAAIYADKEWRFSMLKAVQSMGKDRLLCLVVDDSVFLPLLVAKLSEASVMSLLPGLRERGLQYLQAVAHANGHDSMLPWQNLRFWRDRTTLNDILSEDALIIPSKGILRACAMSLPDLWKSRCSLSIIEGFDHSVVNATLGACGHLPELEECPCLPFFIWQCGEFDVLSETYDVMEFDFSKQICECQGKSQVKFTKSGVCHGFVLWIDWVMDLQNSIVISTGPDRKYWKQGVKLLGTPRTVDPQSLTSVQPCSAVVEACFSPLKGELKIILDFL
- the LOC114187927 gene encoding protein arginine N-methyltransferase 1.6 isoform X1; translated protein: MSSNRVFQLKLHPLTGNSEWIVIEDNDESFDQNFHKPFLATTSYLDMLNDSTRNEAFRQAIQKTITKPCHVLDIGAGTGLLSMMAARAMGDEGKVTACESYLPMVKLMKKVLRLNGMEGRVKIINKRSEELQVGLDIPSRAHVLVSEILDSELLGEGLIPTLQHAHDNLLVENAMTVPYRATIYGQLVESTFLWKLHDFHNNEATVSDSIRLTPPGLDSVLSIKRQQYAMHVDPIQEEITLLSEPFKIFEFDFWKRPESYGETELCVKATNDGRVHVVVSWWVLQLDQEGTIYYSTTPRWISSPKITSPVGWCDHWKQCVWFVPGSGISILKGEEIHLLATHTETSFSYNFDTVVPTTETLNHRCMTGDFQLVLPPERAAIYADKEWRFSMLKAVQSMGKDRLLCLVVDDSVFLPLLVAKLSEASVMSLLPGLRERGLQYLQAVAHANGLSHSCIEVLEKNVQHLNMHDIHQKKVDLLIAEPFYVGHDSMLPWQNLRFWRDRTTLNDILSEDALIIPSKGILRACAMSLPDLWKSRCSLSIIEGFDHSVVNATLGACGHLPELEECPCLPFFIWQCGEFDVLSETYDVMEFDFSKQICECQGKSQVKFTKSGVCHGFVLWIDWVMDLQNSIVISTGPDRKYWKQGVKLLGTPRTVDPQSLTSVQPCSAVVEACFSPLKGELKIILDFL
- the LOC114187927 gene encoding protein arginine N-methyltransferase 1.6 isoform X3; the encoded protein is MSSNRVFQLKLHPLTGNSEWIVIEDNDESFDQNFHKPFLATTSYLDMLNDSTRNEAFRQAIQKTITKPCHVLDIGAGTGLLSMMAARAMGDEGKVTACESYLPMVKLMKKVLRLNGMEGRVKIINKRSEELQVGLDIPSRAHVLVSEILDSELLGEGLIPTLQHAHDNLLVENAMTVPYRATIYGQLVESTFLWKLHDFHNNEATVSDSIRLTPPGLDSVLSIKRQQYAMHVDPIQEEITLLSEPFKIFEFDFWKRPESYGETELCVKATNDGRVHVVVSWWVLQLDQEGTIYYSTTPRWISSPKITSPVGWCDHWKQCVWFVPGSGISILKGEEIHLLATHTETSFSYNFDTVVPTTETLNHRCMTGDFQLVLPPERAAIYADKEWRFSMLKAVQSMGKDRLLCLVVDDSVFLPLLVAKLSEASVMSLLPGLRERGLQYLQAVAHANGLSHSCIEVLEKNVQHLNMHDIHQKKVDLLIAEPFYVGHDSMLPWQNLRFWRDRTTLNDILSEDALIIPSKGILRACAMSLPDLWKSRCSLSIIEGFDHSVVNATLGACGHLPELEECPCLPFFIWQCGEFDVLSETYDVMEFDFSKQICECQGKSQVKFTKSGVCHGFVLWIDWVMDLQNSIVISTGPDCR